One Onthophagus taurus isolate NC chromosome 11, IU_Otau_3.0, whole genome shotgun sequence genomic window carries:
- the LOC111414359 gene encoding uncharacterized protein isoform X2, translating to MNMSRYGFLPAFGVLILLTINSSNAAPPSPFRNRNLIPFPRVGRNIPEKPIDSVQIRPLGDDHNINRNALWFGPRFGRIQKRKSYLDDPINYLFLRDLSSFKHTPKYTPRLGRDSEEIIEDLNETNQTSY from the exons ATGAACATGTCCAGGTATGGGTTTTTACCAGCTTTTGGAGTCcttattttgttaacaataaattcaagcaatg CAGCTCCTCCTTCGCCGTTTCGAAATCGAAATTTAATTCCATTTCCTAGAGTTGGGCGAAACATACCAGAAAAACCAAttg ATTCGGTTCAAATTAGACCCCTTGGAGATGATCACAACATAAATCGGAATGCGTTATGGTTCGGACCCAGATTTGgaagaatacaaaaaagaaaaagttatttgGATGATCCAATTAACTATTTATTCTTAAGag atCTATCATCTTTTAAACATACTCCTAAGTATACTCCAAGATTGGGACGTGATTCAGAAGAAATTATTGAAGATTTAAATGAAACGAACCAAACATCTTATTGA
- the LOC111414359 gene encoding uncharacterized protein isoform X1, which produces MNMSRYGFLPAFGVLILLTINSSNAAPPSPFRNRNLIPFPRVGRNIPEKPIDDVGPDLLTDSVQIRPLGDDHNINRNALWFGPRFGRIQKRKSYLDDPINYLFLRDLSSFKHTPKYTPRLGRDSEEIIEDLNETNQTSY; this is translated from the exons ATGAACATGTCCAGGTATGGGTTTTTACCAGCTTTTGGAGTCcttattttgttaacaataaattcaagcaatg CAGCTCCTCCTTCGCCGTTTCGAAATCGAAATTTAATTCCATTTCCTAGAGTTGGGCGAAACATACCAGAAAAACCAAttg ATGATGTTGGACCAGATCTTTTAACAGATTCGGTTCAAATTAGACCCCTTGGAGATGATCACAACATAAATCGGAATGCGTTATGGTTCGGACCCAGATTTGgaagaatacaaaaaagaaaaagttatttgGATGATCCAATTAACTATTTATTCTTAAGag atCTATCATCTTTTAAACATACTCCTAAGTATACTCCAAGATTGGGACGTGATTCAGAAGAAATTATTGAAGATTTAAATGAAACGAACCAAACATCTTATTGA